The following coding sequences lie in one Apium graveolens cultivar Ventura chromosome 3, ASM990537v1, whole genome shotgun sequence genomic window:
- the LOC141714782 gene encoding uncharacterized protein LOC141714782 — MDGENQNNNENQGNNDEGGNVFDQLAETLAVLVNQQPKPNIVSQFKRLNPPTFDGATDPAIVEMWIQEMEKAFGLLGSNEEQKVTLAVYQLQGSAYDWWLMEKRKNETTNLEENHEPYTWAKFKKALEDKYFPRTVRLQKERDFIRLQQGGRTVIEYEAEFAKLAKYASTLVADESSRARRLEEGLRSDIRNSVASFELQTYEAVLNKALVIERGLAESEKASGSWNKRRFTQTSGQSFQGGPLKKPHVYDNIGGQGDQETCTRCGKNHPDKVCRWNTGACFHCGEVGHKISNCPHNPPPPPRKEADNKMGKGRVFQLTGNDNYRN; from the coding sequence ATGGATGGAGAAAATCAGAACAACAATGAAAATCAGGGCAATAATGATGAAGGAGGAAACGTCTTTGACCAGCTGGCTGAAACTCTAGCTGTACTTGTGAATCAGCAACCGAAGCCCAACATCGTCTCTCAATTCAAGCGTTTGAACCCGCCAACTTTTGATGGAGCTACAGACCCGGCTATCGTTGAGATGTGGATCcaagagatggaaaaagctttcGGACTTCTGGGGAGCAATGAGGAACAGAAGGTGACCTTAGCTGTGTACCAATTGCAAGGAAGCGCTTACGACTGGTGGCTTATGGAAAAGAGGAAGAATGAGACGACAAATCTTGAAGAAAATCATGAACCGTACACTTGGGCAAAGTTCAAGAAGGCTTTAGAGGACAAGTACTTTCCGAGAACAGTTCGTCTGCAGAAAGAGAGGGACTTCATTCGACTTCAACAAGGTGGAAGAACCGTCATTGAATACGAAGCAGAATTTGCAAAGCTTGCGAAGTACGCGTCGACCCTAGTAGCAGATGAGAGCAGTCGAGCACGAAGATTAGAGGAGGGACTTCGAAGTGACATCAGGAATTCAGTGGCGTCGTTTGAACTTCAGACGTACGAGGCTGTCCTCAACAAGGCGTTAGTGATCGAAAGGGGCTTGGCAGAATCTGAAAAGGCGTCTGGCAGTTGGAATAAGAGGCGGTTCACTCAAACTAGTGGGCAATCTTTTCAAGGGGGACCACTCAAGAAGCCACACGTGTACGATAACATCGGGGGTCAAGGTGATCAAGAGACGTGTACCAGGTGCGGCAAGAATCATCCGGACAAAGTCTGTCGTTGGAATACAGGTGCTTGTTTTCATTGCGGAGAAGTAGGACATAAGATTTCGAATTGTCCGCACAATCCGCCACCGCCACCAAGGAAGGAAGCAGATAACAAGATGGGCAAAGGACGTGTGTTTCAGCTGACAGGAAATGACAACTATCGCAATTAA